The Muntiacus reevesi chromosome 7, mMunRee1.1, whole genome shotgun sequence genome includes a region encoding these proteins:
- the SLC39A2 gene encoding zinc transporter ZIP2, with protein sequence MEPLLGAKIGCLFALLVLTLVCGLIPICFKWFQTATATGCHRRVLSFLGCTSAGVFLGAGFMHMTAEALEGIKSEIQNLVIQNRTKSERHSDDGADSAYMDYPYGELVISLGFFLVFFLESLALQCCPGAAETPEAQEQELGTAHELEPHSHGLLPSPSRGPFRALVLLLSLSFHSVFEGLAVGLQLTVASTVQLCLAVLAHKGIVVFGVGLRLVQVGTESRWAMLSILSLALMSPLGLAVGLAVPQGDSKAGQGLAQAVLEGMAAGTFLYVTFLEILPRELASPEAPLAKWSCVAAGFAFMAVIALWA encoded by the exons ATGGAGCCACTACTAGGAGCAAAAATTGGCTGCCTATTTGCCCTGCTGGTGCTCACTCTGGTCTGTGGCCTTATTCCCATCTGCTTCAAATGGTTCCAGACTGCTACAGCCACAG GTTGTCACCGCCGGGTCCTCAGTTTCCTGGGCTGCACGTCTGCTGGCGTTTTCCTGGGAGCGGGGTTCATGCACATGACCGCTGAAGCCTTGGAGGGAATTAAATCAGAGATCCAGAACTTGGTGATACAG AATAGGACAAAGAGTGAGAGGCATTCTGATGATGGTGCTGATTCAGCTTAT ATGGACTATCCCTACGGAGAGCTCGTCATCTCCCTGGGCTTCTTCCTTGTCTTCTTTTTGGAGTCGCTGGCATTGCAGTGCTGTCCTGGGGCTGCTGAGACACCCGAAGCGCAGGAGCAGGAACTGGGGACAGCTCATGAGCTTGAACCTCACAGCCAtggacttctcccctccccctcacgGGGTCCCTTTCGGGCCCTCgtcctcttgctctctctctcctttcactcCGTGTTTGAAGGTCTCGCTGTGGGGCTGCAGCTCACAGTCGCTTCTACGGTGCAGCTCTGCCTTGCTGTCCTGGCCCACAAGGGGATCGTAGTGTTTGGCGTGGGGCTGCGGCTGGTGCAGGTAGGCACTGAATCACGCTGGGCCATGCTCTCCATTCTGTCTTTAGCTCTCATGTCCCCCCTGGGCCTAGCCGTAGGGCTGGCCGTGCCTCAAGGAGACTCTAAAGCTGGACAAGGTTTGGCTCAGGCTGTGTTAGAAGGCATGGCAGCTGGTACGTTCCTGTATGTCACCTTCCTGGAAATTCTGCCCCGGGAACTCGCAAGTCCTGAAGCCCCTCTGGCCAAGTGGAGCTGTGTAGCTGCTGGTTTTGCTTTTATGGCTGTCATTGCCTTGTGGGCCTGA